Below is a genomic region from Bacillus mycoides.
GGAAAGTAAGCAATTAGCTGTAGCGAAAACTTATACAATTGCTGAATTAAATCAATTAAGCAATCAACAATTAGTAGATTTACTTGTAACAATCGATTGGGAGCAAATTACGGGGCTATTTCAGTTTAATAAGGACAGTCTTGCATTCTATCAAAATGATAGTAGGATGCAGGCAATTATTGATAAATTGAAGCAGCAAGGACAGGCTTATACGCAAGACGATTCAAAAGGGATTGAGACATTAGTGGAAGTTTTGCGATCAGGGTTTTATTTAGGATTTTATAATACAGAATTAAGTAAACTAAATGAACGTAGCTATCATGACAAGTGCTTACCTGCATTAAAAACGATTGCGAACAATCCAAATTTCAAACTCGGTACGTTAGAACAAAATAAAGTTGTATCATCATATGGGAAATTAATAGGAAATGCTTCGAGTGATGTGGAAACGATAACATCGGCTGCAAAGATTTTTAAGCAATATAATGATAATTTTTCTACATTGGTAGATAATCTTTCAGCTGGAAATGCGATTTACGATATTATGCAAGGTGTTGATTACGATATTCAATCGTATTTGTACGATACGAGAAAAGCACCGAAAGATACAGTATGGTACCAAAAAATAGATAGCTATATTAATGAATTAAGTAGATTCGCGTTAATGGGAACGATTACAGAGAAAAACGGATGGCTTATTAATAATGGCATTTATTATACAGGTAGACTCGGCACATTCCATAGTACAGGGACAAAAGGATTACAAGTTGTAACAGATGCGATGAAAATCTATCCTTATTTAGGTGAGCAATATTTCGTAGCAGCTGAGCAAATTACGACGAATTATGGCGGGAAAGATGCAAACGGTAACGTTGTTAATTTAGATCAAATACGAGAAGATGGGAAGAAAAAGTATTTGCCGAAAACGTATACGTTTGATGATGGTGCAATTGTTTTAAAAGCGGGAGATAAAGTGACTGAGGAGAAAGTTAAACGTTTATATTGGGCAGCAAAAGAAGTGAAGGCACAATTCCATCGTACGGTTGAAAGTGACCAACCGTTAGAAAAAGGAAATCCAGATGATGTATTAACGATGGTTATTTATAATAGCCCGGCTGAATATCAATTTAATCGTCAATTGTACGGGTATGAAACGAATAACGGCGGTCTTTATATAGAAGGAACAGGTACGTTCTTTACTTATGAACGTACGCCAGAAGAAAGTATTTATAGTTTAGAAGAATTGTTCCGACATGAATTCACGCATTATTTACAAGGTAGATATGAAGTGCCAGGACTTTGGGGACAAGGTAAGATGTATGAGAATGAGAGATTATCTTGGTTTGAAGAAGGGAATGCTGAGTTTTTTGCAGGTGCAACGAGAACGGACAACGTCGTTCCAAGAAAGAGTATTATAGGAGGACTATCTTCGAATCCAGCAGAACGTTATACCGCAGAGCGAACGTTAAATGCAAAGTATGGAACGTGGGATTTCTACAATTATTCCTTTGCTTTACAATCGTATATGTA
It encodes:
- the colA gene encoding collagenase ColA; the protein is MKGYSKKVLVGVSFASLMLGSFQGSILAEDTKGEQVSYRNVLKMEPVGVQLPVEELAHSSKVLESKSFEKRLQFADLSQRPPEVKKESKQLAVAKTYTIAELNQLSNQQLVDLLVTIDWEQITGLFQFNKDSLAFYQNDSRMQAIIDKLKQQGQAYTQDDSKGIETLVEVLRSGFYLGFYNTELSKLNERSYHDKCLPALKTIANNPNFKLGTLEQNKVVSSYGKLIGNASSDVETITSAAKIFKQYNDNFSTLVDNLSAGNAIYDIMQGVDYDIQSYLYDTRKAPKDTVWYQKIDSYINELSRFALMGTITEKNGWLINNGIYYTGRLGTFHSTGTKGLQVVTDAMKIYPYLGEQYFVAAEQITTNYGGKDANGNVVNLDQIREDGKKKYLPKTYTFDDGAIVLKAGDKVTEEKVKRLYWAAKEVKAQFHRTVESDQPLEKGNPDDVLTMVIYNSPAEYQFNRQLYGYETNNGGLYIEGTGTFFTYERTPEESIYSLEELFRHEFTHYLQGRYEVPGLWGQGKMYENERLSWFEEGNAEFFAGATRTDNVVPRKSIIGGLSSNPAERYTAERTLNAKYGTWDFYNYSFALQSYMYNKRYDMFDKVHDLIRKNDVTAYDAYRSALSKDANLNKEYQDYMQMLVDNREKYNVPLVSDDYLATHAPKPVSDIAAEITAEAKLSNVSVKKNKSQFFNTFTLQGTYTGTTAKGEYEDWKTITQNVNDTLKRLSAKEWTGYKTVTAYFVNYRVNASGQFEYDVVFHGINTEEGAVNKAPVAVINGPYSGNVNEAISFKSDGSKDEDGKIASYKWEFGDGTESSEQNPTHVYTKEGTYTAKLTVTDDKGLTNTATASVTVQKKEDNSVEKEPNNSFQTANKLQLNQLLRASLGNGDTSDYFEINVETARNLQINVTKENNIGVNWVLYSAADLNNYVTYAQTQGNKLVGSYNAHPGKYYLHVYQYGGGTGNYTVEVK